GCCATCGCCATGGCCGCCATCCTGAACGTGGTGGGCGCGCTGGCAGGTACGGCCGTCGCGAAGACCATCGCCACGTCCATCGTCCCGCAGGAGTACGCGACCCTGCAACTGACCGGCGCGGCCCTGCTGAGCGCCATCTTCTGGAACCTGTTCACGTGGTGGAAGGGTCTGCCCAGCAGTTCCAGTCACGCGCTGATCTTCTCGCTGGTGGGGGCCGGGGTCGCCGCCGGCGGCTGGGGCATCATCATTCCCAAGGGCGTGCAGAAGACCGTGACCGGGCTGTTCACCAGTCCGCTGCTGGGCTTCCTGGTCCCGATCGTGCTGATGGCGCTGCTGTCCTGGCTGGTGCTGCGGCACATGCGGCCCCGCACCGTGACCGGCACGTTCCGCTGGTTGCAGATCGGCTCGGCGGCCTTCATGGCCTTCAGTCACGGCGGGAACGACGCGCAGAAGGCCATGGGCATCATGACCTTCGCCCTGAGCGCCTACCTGGGCACGCAGGTCGAGCAGGTGCCGCTGTGGATCATCCTGTCGGCCGCCGCCGCGATGGGCCTGGGCACCAGCGTGGGCGGCTGGCGGATCATCAAGACCATGGGCTTCAAGGTCGTGGACCTCAAACCCGTGGACGGCTTCGTGGCCGAGGCCAGCGCCGCCGCCATCATCACGGGCGCGACCGCGCTGGGCATCCCGGTCAGCACCACGCACACCATCAGCACCAGCATCATGGGCGTGGGCACCACCAAGGGCTTCCGCAAGGTGAAGTGGCAGGTCGCGGGGCGCATCATGCAGGCGTGGGTGTTCACGATTCCCGTGTGCATCGCGCTGGGCTGGCTGTTCCACAAGGCGCTGCTGCTGCTGGGCTGATCACCGCCCGACCAGAAGCTGAAGTGAAATTGGGGGAGGACGGGCGCCATGGGTGTGCCGTTCTCCCCCACTGCCTTGTAGCACCCTTCGGAGTTCAGCCCCGGATGCGTTCGCTCTGGCCGGGGGTGGCTTCACCGCGTAGCAGGGCCGCCAGGACCTCGGCGCCGCGCACCACGCCCAGCGCCGGGCGGCTGAACAGGGCGTTCGCGTCCACCGCCCACACCTGTCCCAGCGGCCGCTGCGGGTCCAGGGCGCGGGCGAACGCGACGTTGTCGCCCAGCCCGTACCCGCAGCACAGGACGACCGTCACGTCGGGCCGCAGGGCCTCGATCTGTGCCCAGCCCGCGCGGCCCGAATCGGTGCCGGCGGCGCCCAGCACGTTCACGCCGCCCGCCCGCTCGACCTGCTCGGGCACCCAGTGACCGCCGTAGAAGGGCGGGTCCGTCCACTCCAGCGTCAGGACGCGCGGCGGGTGCGGGACGGGCTGCACGGCGTCCCAGCGGGCCTGCGCCTGCGCGGCCAGCGCCCCGGCGCGCTCCGGCACGCCAGCCGCGTCGCCCAGCGCCCGCAGGTCGTCCAGGATGCCGCTCAGGCAGCGGCCCTCCAGGCTCAGGACGTTCGCGGCGGGCAGGCAGCCCGGCAGGTACCGCACGGCCGCCTCGATGGTGCCGGGCGTGACGGCGCAGACCTCGCACACGCCCTGCGTGACCACCAGGTCCGGGTTCAGGGCGTCCAGCAGCGGGCCGTCCACCTGATACAGCGCGCGGCCCTCGCGGACGGCGTCGCTGACGGCCCGGTCGATCTCGGCCTGCGGGGCGGCGCTGTCCACGATGGACCGGGTCAGGACCGGCAGTGACCGCGCCTGCGGGTGGTCGCAGGAGTGACTGACACCCACCACCCGCCCGCCCAGACCCAGATCGAACAGCAGGTCGGTGGCGCTGGGCAGCAGGCTCACGATGCGGGTCGGGGCCGGTCGGTCGGCGGGAGCGGTGGAGGCCGGGTGGGTCATCCGTCCAGGGTACGGCCCGCCGCGCTCCGGCGTGGTGTGGCCGCGCCACCGGGCGACACGCGCAGACCACAGGACAGGGAAGCGGGGCCTTCCGTCACTGCCGTCCGGAGGCCCCGCTTCCCTGTCGTTCATCCCTGTGCCCTGCTCTATGCGCTGTCTCTATCTATCTGTGCGCTTGGGTATTAACACCCGCTGCCGTCTGTTCCTCAGGGGCGTTCGGTGCTGCCGCTGGCGTTCACGCCGAGGTTCAGGGCGCTGGTGAGGCCGCCGAGCAGGCCGGCGCTGCCCTGGCTGTTGCTGCCGCTGACGCCCAGCAGCCCGCTCAGGGCGCCGGATAGGCCCACGTTCAGGCTGCCCTCGCTGCCCGATTCCAGGCCTTCACGGTCGGTGGTGGTGGTGCTGCCGCTGGCGTTCACGCCGACGTTCAGGGCGCTGTCGACCGCGCCGAGCAGGCTGGCGCTGCCCGCGCCGTCACTGCCCTGCGCCTGTCCTGCGAGGCCCGCACCCAGTCCGGCGCCGAGGTTCACGCCGACGCTGCCGGTGCTGCTGGTCTGCGCCGAGGCGACACCGGCGGTCAGGGCGAGGGCGGTCAGGGCGGTCATCATCTTGGTCTTGGTCATGGTGGTTCCTCCTGGCACCGATGATGCGGGCGCCGTGTGGCACGACCTTGAGAGGATCGCGGTGACCCTTGCGACTTGCGCCGCCCACCCTCATGCGGGCCGGGGCCGGTCGAGGGCCGGGAAGGGCGTGTGGCACGGTCAGGGTCGTGCCCGGGCGGCCGGGCGCCCGTCTGAGAAAACCGTTTATTTCCGCGCTGCGTGCGGGTACCGGGTCATCCGATCCGGCCAGCCCGGCATACGCGCGTGCGGTTGAAGTTCGCGCAGCGGGATTCGGGCAGCCGGGGGGATTCGTGCAGCCGGGTGCAGTCCGGCACGGCCGGGTCGGTCGGACGACCGCGCCACCCCGCCCGCGCGGCAGTGGGGAGGTCCGGGTACCCGCCGGCCGTATGAGAGGCCGCGTTGGCAGGCTGTTCACGCAGCGCCGCGCCGGGACGGGCGGGGCACACAATGGCAGCCATGCGAGTCCCGACACGTCTGCTCCTGACGGCCGCCGCTGCCCTGGCGGCCCGACGCGCCCTTCATTCCCCGGCCGGCCGGTACGACCTGACGGGCCGGAGCGTGCTGATCACCGGCGGCTCGCGCGGGCTGGGGCTGGCGCTGGCGCAGGAGTGCCTGTCGCGCGGCGCGAACGTCACGCTGATGGCCCGCACTGCCGACGATCTGCGCCGGGCGCAGGACCGCCTGAACGCCGGGCCTCGCGTGCAGACCGTGACGGGCGACGTGCGCCGCGACGGGGACGCCGAGCGGGCCGTGCAGGAAGCCCTGCGCGCCCACGGCCGGCTGGACGTGCTGCTGAACAACGCCGGCATCATCCAGATCGGGCCGGAGGCGAACACCACCGAGCAGGATTACCGCGACGCGCTGGAGGTGAACACGCTGGGGCCGCTGCGGATGGTCCGCGCGGCCCGGCCCTACCTGCGCGGGGGCGGCCGGGTGCTGATCGTGTCGTCGGTGGGGGGGCGGGTGGCGATTCCGCACCTGGGGCCGTACTCGGTCAGCAAGTTCGCGTCGGCGGGGCTGGGGCAGGCGCTGCGGGCGGAACTGGCCCGCGAGGGAATCGTGGTCAGCACGGTCCTGCCGGGCCTGATGCGCACCGGCAGTCCCCTGAACGCGCCGGTGAAGGGGCAGGTGCGGCGCGAGTACGCGCTGATCGCCACGCTGGCCACGCTGCCGGTGGTGTCGCTGGACGCCTCCGAGGCGGCGCGGCGGATCCTGAACGCCCTGGAGGCCGGCCGCGCGGAAACCATGATCGGCGGTCCTGCGGCGGTGCTGCGCGCCGTGCAGGGGGCCGCCCCGGAACTGACGGCGTCCCTGATGGGCTTCGCGGCGCGGCTGCTGCCGGGGCCAGCAGCGTCGAACCGGGCGGTGACGGGCCGGGACGCCGAGGGGACGTTCACTCAGGGAAATCCCATGAAGCGGGCCGCCGAGGGAACCTTCAATCAGCGCCGGGTGCACGGGCGCGGGCCGGGTGACCGGGAAGACTGAGCCTTCACGCGGGGGTCACACAGTGCGCCCAGATGCAAAGAAACCCTGGCGAACAGGCTTGACTGGCCGCACCGGCTTTACCGCGCCACGCGCGCCGCGCTCCTCTCCACTGCTCCTCTTTCATCCTTCTCTCCTTTCTTTCTGCCGGAGGTCATCCCATGAGCCCAGACGATATGAAGCCAGACAACCAGAAGACCGACGGGCAGGCCGTTTCCGTCCGGACTTCCGACCAGGGGGGCGGTGACGCGCCCGACCCGGCCGGGGAGGGCAGTACCGGCGCACACATGCCGCCCCTGGAACGCTCGGTGGTGGGCAGCGTGGGCGTCGCCCTGATCGGCGCGGGGCTGCGCAGCGCCCGTCCACTGCAGAAGATCGTGCTGGGCGGCGTCGGGGCGGGCCTGACCGCGCTGGCCGCCTCGGGCCGCAACCCGCTGGCGACGGCGCTGAAGATCCGGCAGAACGCGCAGGGCGAGGTGCTCGTGAGTGACGCCGTGACGGTCGGGAAACCCGCCGCCGAGCTGTACGCCCGCTGGCGGGATCTGGCGCGGCTGCCGGACCTGATGACCCACCTTCAGGCCGTCGAGGTGCTGGACGGGCGCCGTTCTCGCTGGACCGTGAAGGCTCCTGCCGGCACCGTCAGCTGGGAGGCGGAACTCACGGCGGACGAGCCGGGCCAGCGGCTGGCGTGGCAGTCACTGCCGGGCGCGGCGGTCGAGAATCACGGCGAGGTGCTGTTCCGCCCCGCGCCGGGTGACCGGGGGACCGAGGTCGTCGTGCGGCTCGCGTACCGACCGCCAGCAGGCACAGCCGGGGCCGTCGTGGCGCGGCTGGCCGGCGAGGAACCCGCCCAGCAGTTGCGGGACGACCTGATGCGCTTCAAGCGTGAGCAGGAACTGGGGTTCGCGCCGACCACGCAGGGTCAGAGCAGCGGCCGCGCCGCGACGGGCGGTCAGGCATGAAGGCCATCGTCTGGCAGGGCACGAACCGCGTGGGCGTGGAGACAGTGCCGGACCCTACGCTGCTGCTGCCCACCGACGCCATCGTGCGCGTGACCTCGACGGCGATCTGTGGGTCGGACCTGCACCTGCTCGACGGCGTGATTCCCAGCATGGAGCGCGGCGACATCCTGGGTCACGAGTTCATGGGTGAAGTCGTCGAGGTCGGGCGGGACGTGAAGAAACTGAAGGTCGGGGACCGCGTGGTGGTGCCGTTCAACATCGCCTGCGGGGCCTGCGACCCCTGCCGCCGGGGGCTGTTCAGCGCCTGCGACAACTCGAACCCCAACCACCGCATGGCCGAGGCGCTGTACGGCGGGGTCAGCGGGGGCGGGCTGTTCGGGTACTCGCACATGTACGGCGGGTACGCGGGCGGTCAGGCGCAGTACGTGCGGGTGCCGTTCGCGGATGTCGGGCCGCACCGCATCGAGTCGGACCTGCGTGACGAGCAGGTGCTGTTCCTGACCGACATCTTTCCCACCGGGTATCAGGCGGCCGAGCAGTGCGGCATCGTGCCGGGCCGCGACGTGGTGGCGGTGTTCGGGGCGGGGCCGGTCGGGCAGTTCGCGGCCCGCAGCGCGCAGATGCTGGGCGCCGCGCACGTGATCGTGATCGACCGGGTGCCCGAGCGGCTGGCGATGGCCGAGGCGGCCGGGTGCCAGACCATCAATTACGAGCAGGACGACGTGCTGGTGGCGCTGCGCGAGGCGACAGGCGGGCGCGGCCCGGACCACGTGATCGATGCGGTGGGCATGGAGGCGCACGGGCACGGTCCCGGCGCGGTGGTGGATACCGCCAAGCAGCGGCTGCGGCTGAGTTTCGACCGGATCACGGCGCTGCGCTGGGCGCTGCTGAGCTGCGCGAAGGGCGGCACGGTCAGTCTGCCCGGCGTGTACGGCGGCCTGATCGACAAGGTCCCGATGGGCGCGGCGTTCGCCAAGGGCCTGACCTTCCGCATGGGCCAGACGCACACGCACCGGCACATCGCGCCGCTGCTGTCCCGCATCGAGGCGGGCGAGATCGACCCGAGTTTCGTGATCACCCACCGCGCCACCCTTGACGAGGCCCCGGACCTGTACAAGACCTTCCGCGACAAGCACGACGGCTGCGTGAAGGTCGTCCTGAACCCCTGGGCCTGATATGGACTCCGATTGAATGGGCTGCAAAGAACATTCAATCCGAGCGGAGCGAGTAGGAGAAAAGCGGATTCCGGACGTGGAGCCGGCAATCCGGTGAAGTTCCGGATTGTTGGCGAAACAAACGGAATCCATATGACCCGCCGCACGGGGTGGAGGCCGCCGGGAGGAAGCACGTTCCCGGCGGCCTTCCCTCGTCCTGCTCAGCGGCTCCTGCTCAGCGGCTGGCCCAGAGTTCCACGAGGCCGCGCAGGGTCAGGGTCTCGTCGTAGTGGTCGATCTCGCGGCAGATGCCCTCGATGGTGCGCGAGAACCCCCCGGTGGCGATGGCGACTGCCGGGCCCGGCAACTCGGCGCGGATGCGGCGCAGCAGGCCGTCCACCATCTCGGCGTACCCGAACACCAGACCCGACTGCAGGGCGTGGGTGGTGTTCTTCCCGATGGCCGTGCCCGGCGCCTGCAACGTGATGCGCGGCAGTTTCGCGGCGCGGCTGAACAGCGCGTCGGCGCTGACCTGCGCGCCCGTGGCGAGCACGCCGCCCAGGAAGCGGCGGCCCCGGCCGATCACGTCGAAGTTCGTACTCGTCCCGAAGTCCACGACCACGGCGTACTCGTGGGTGTTCAGGTACTTCTCGGCGCCGAACAGGTTGCACAGGCGGTCGGCGCCCACGGCGTCCGGCACGTCGAGTTCCACGTGGACGTCCGGCAGGTTCGTGGCGCTGACCTCGAAGGCCTCCACGGCAAAGTGACGGCGCAGCGCCAGCACGTAATTCTGCCCCAGCGGCGGCGCGACGCTGCTCAGGACGGCGGCGCGCGGCATGGGCGCGCCGGTCAGGGCCAGCAGGCTGTGCAGGCGCATGGCGAGGTCGTCCGGCAGATGCTCGCGGTTCGTGCGGATCCGCCAGGTGTGCGTCAGGTCCAGGCGTTCGTCTGCGAGTCCGATGACGGTGCTGGTGTTGCCGATATCCACGGCCAGAAGGGGAAAGGCGGGCACGCCCCGCAGTGTAGAGCAGCCGACGTGTGGGGCAACCGGGATACCGGACGGTCGGGAACGACGCGGCGTGGTGGTCCACACCACCCTGGCGTTCCTGTGCGGGGAACAGGGAGGCGGCGCTCATGCGGCGGCGTTACCCTGAAGGTCCACACAACCCGACATCCTTTCCTCTCTCCCGCTGGAGGTTGTTTCATGGACGCTGCCCTGCTGTCTGTTCCGCTCGTGTCGCCCACCGCCGCCCTGAGCGCCTGTCCGCCCGTCCCGCCCGCCGAGGCCGAGCGCCTGCGCCACCTGGACCCGCAACCCTACTGGCTGCATATCGCGCAGGAACTGACCTGGGACAAGCCGCCCACCACGGCCCTGGAGGGCACGCTGGGGGACTTCCGGTACTTTCCGGGCGCGACCGGGAACGTCAGCGTGAACTGCCTGGACCGCCACCCGCCGCAGCGCGTCGCCCTGCGCTACGAGCGTGAGGACGGCCTGCAGGAAACCTGGACGTACGGCCAGCTGACGGACGGGGCGGCCCGTTTCGCCGCCGCCCTGCAGGACCTGGGCGTGGAGCGCGGGGACCGCGTGGCCGTCTACCTGGGGAACGTGCCCGAGGCGTTCATCGCCATTCACGCCTGCTACCGCATCGGGGCGATCTACTCGGTGATCTTCGCGGGATTCAGTGCCGCCGCCGTGCGCGACCGGCTGGAGGACGCCCGCCCGAAGGTGGTGGTCTGCACGGACGCCACGCTGCGGCGCGGGCGGGTCGTGCCGCTGAAGGCCACGCTGGACGAGGCGCTGACCGGCCTGCCGCCCGCACAGGTGATCGTGGCCCGCCGCGTGAACGCGGGTCACCCGCTGCGAGCCGGCGAACTGGACTTCCAGGCGCTGCTGGACGCCACCACCCGCCGCGCCGACCCGGTCATGCTGGAGGCGAACGAGCCGGGGTTCATCATCTACACGAGCGGCACGACCAGCAAACCCAAGGGCCTCGTGCACGCCGGGCTGGGCTTCCTGACCGGCGCGTACGCGAACGTGAAGTGGACCCTGAACCTGCGCGAGCAGGACACGTACTGGTGTACCGCCGACGTGGGCTGGCTGACCTTCCCGATCTTCGCGCTGGTGGGCGGACTGGCACACGGGGCCACGCACGTCGTGTACGAGGGCAGCATCGACACGCCCACCCCCGCCCGGCCGTACGAACTGATCGCCGCCCACGGCGTCACGAAGGTCTTCACGGCCCCCACCGCCCTGCGGATGCTGCGCCGCGCCGGGGACGACGCCCTGCGCGGGCACGACCTGAGCCGACTGCAACTGATCGGACTGGTCGGGGAGCCGCTGGACCCGGAAACGTGGCACTGGGCGCACGACACGCTGGGCGGCGGGAACGTGTTCATCAACAACACGTACGGGCAGACCGAGACCGGCACCGCCTGGGCGGGCAGCATGGCGGGCCTGACCCCCACCCGCCCCGGCGCGTGCGGCCATCCGCTGCCCGGCTACCGCGCCCGCATCGCGCGGGACGACGGCGATGAGGCCGCGCCGGGCGAACTGGGCGCCCTGACCCTGACCGAGCCGTTCCCGTGCCTGGCGCGGACCGTGTGGGGCGACCACGACCGCTACCGCGCCACGTACCTGAGCGACCATCCGGGCGCTTACGCCGCCAGTGACGCCGCGCTGCTGGACCACGACGGGCAACTGTGGGTGACGGGCCGCCTGGACGACGTGATGAACGTCGCCGGGCACCGCATCGGCACCATGGAGATGGAGGCGGCGCTGATCACGCACCCGGCGGTGTCCGAGGCGGCCGTGGTCGCCATGCCCGACGACGTGAAGGGCGCCGTACCCGTGGCGTTCGTGGTGCCGCGCGGCGACGCGCAGGGCAGCCCGGAGCTGCGCCGCGAACTGGCCGAGGCGGTCGTGAGGGGCGTGGGCGCCATCGCGCGGCCCGCCCGCGTGATCGTCACGCCCACCGTGCCCCGCACCCGCAGCGGCAAGATCATGCGCCGCGTCCTGCGTGACCTGCTGATCACCGGGCAGGCGGGCGGCGACCTGAGCAGCCTGGAAAACCCGGACGCCATCGACACCGTGCGCGGGCTGCTGGCTGTGGACCGTGGGGACTAGCAGGGAATAGAGAGTGGGGAGGGGTCAGCCGCCCAGGCCACCGACCCACTCCCCGCTTCCTACAGCCCTCTTCAGCTGAACTTGCCGAGGTTCACGGGAATGGAGTACGCGCAGTTCGTGTCCGCCTCGGTGCGCAGCAGGAGGCTCACGGTGTCGCTGGCACCCAGCCCAGCCTTCAGGGGCTCGAAGTAGTACACCAGAGTACCGCTCCAGGTGGCGCCCTCCTGCTTGAAGTCGTTCACGTAGGTGCTTTTCACGGGGGCGACGAGTTTGCCGTCCGCACCTTTCAGGCGCACGAGGTACGCGGCGCGGGCCTTCTCGCTGGGGAGGCCCTGCACAGTGATGTCGATGCGCAGCTGGCCGTCCGGGAGGCGCTTGGCCGCGAACTCCTCGCCCAGGGCGTCTTTTACGCTGAGGTTCCTGAAGTTGTCGCGGGCGTCCTGCGCCTGGAAGAACAGCTGATCGGCCTGTCCGCTGACGGTCAGCGCGACGGGGCGACTGCCCTTCGCGTAGTCCTGCGGGGCGGCCAGCCAGTCGGCGACGCAGGCAGGGCCGCCGTCGAAGGCGGTGACGGCGCCCTCCCCGGCCTCGAACTGGCCGTCCCTGACCTTCAGGCTGGTGATCAGGTACGTGGGCACCGGGTCGCGGCGGCCGTACGCGCCGTCGATGACGTTCCGGGCGGTGGTGTCTTCCAGTTTGGGAACCCAGGCGTGGGCGGGCGCGGCCAGCAGCGCGGCGAGGCTCAGGGTCAGGGTCAGGCGGATGGGGGTGCGGATCATGAGGACCTCCGGGAGGGTGTGGAACAGGGGATGCGTACCGGGCATGAGGGCAGGTGAACGTGACGCGCCTCTGACCGGGTCGGTGGGAACGGTCAGGATTTGAGGTACACGACGCGGCAGGCCTGCCCGGCCGACCGGAACTGCGCGGCGGCGCTGGCCGGGAGCGTCACGTCCGTGAACACCTTCGAGTTGGGCGCGAAGCGGTTGGGTTGAATGCGGCTGGCCTTCACACGGGTGACGTTCTTGAAGGCCGACAGTTCGGCCTCGCTGGTCACGTAGGTGTGCAGGTTACCTTCCTGCACGAGGCTGCTGCTGACGCCCTTGATGAGCGCGGCGTCCGGCCACAGCTGCGTGCCGCCCTCGGCGTACACGACGCTGGTCATGTCCCGCTGGAAGTTTCCCAGGCCGCGCACATCCACCGCGACCGTGCAGTTCAGGGGCCGCGTTTCGCTGGCCGCGCCGCCGCCACGCGCGACCGTTCCGGCTGCCGGGGCGGGCGCGTCGGCCGCGCCGGTTCCGCCGGGACCGCTGCGGGAAGCTGCGGCGGGGGCCGGGCCGTCCGCGCCGGGCGGGCTGTCGCTGCCCGTGCCGGACGCCCCCCGGCTGCCCTGCGCCGGGGCGGGGGCCGATCCGCCACCTGCCGGTCCGTCATCTGCTGCGCCGACCGGCGTGCGTGGAGCCGCGCTGGCCGCCGGAGCGCCGTCCCCGGCCGCCGGAGCCGGGTTCGGTGTCGGGGTGCGCGCCGCCGCACCTTCTGCCGGGGCAGCCCCAGCAGAAGGTGCGGGCGTGACCGCTGGCCGCGCGGCCGGGGTTGCCGGAGCCGCCCCGTCGGCTGGCGTGGCCGGGCGCGGGGTCGCTCCAGCCGCAGCGGCGGGGCCAGCGGGAGCCGGAGTGACTGCCGGCCGCGCGGACGCCTGCGGCTCACGGCCGGCCGCGTTGCCCGCGTCGGTGGGACCGCTGGCCTGCGCGCGGCTGGGCGGCACCGGGGCAGGCGCCGCGGCTGGCGAGGCTTCCGGCAGGGCGGCGCGGGCTGCACTCTCGGCGGGCGTGCCGGTCGGCGCGGGGCGGGACTGCGGGCGGGCCGGGATGGCCGTGACGGTCTGCGGGTCCGGCGAGGCCGTGGGGCGGCCCGCAGCGGCGCGCGGCGCTGCGTCGGCGGGGGCCGGGCTGGCGGGCGCGGCGTCCTCGCGGCGCGGCAGGGTCGCCAGCGACCCGGCGGGGGCCGGGGCGTCCTGCGGCCGGGGACGGGCCGGGACCGCCTCGACCGGAGCGGCCGCCTCCGCCCGTGGGGACGCGGCTGGCACCGGGTCGGGGGTCAGCGGAGCGGTTCTCGCGGGTTCCGGCGCGTCCGGAACGGGCGTGATCTCGGCAGGCGTGACGCGGGCCGGCGCGACGGGAGCCGGTTCGATGGGCGTGGGTGCAGCGGGCACGGGTTCGACTGGAGCTGGGACCGCCCCGGCTGGTGCTGGAGTGGCTGGGGCTGAAGTGGTGGCAGGAGCCGCGGCCGGTGCCGGTGCGTCCTGGGCCGGTACGGGTTGGGCCGACCCGGCAGGCGACGCGGCCGGGGCGGCCTCTAGCGGCGCATCCGGCGCGGCTGACGTGGGTTCAGCCGGCGTCGGTTCGGTGGGGGTCGCCTCCGGCGTCTGGGTTGCTGGCTTCGGGTCTGCTGGCGTTGGGTCTGCCCTCGTCTGGGCTGCGGGAGCCTGCACCTCGGGCAGCGGGGTGGCTGCCGGGGACGTGCGGGCGGGGGCCGGGGTCGGCGTCAGCGGGGCCAGCGTCACGACTTCCATGGGCGCGCCGGTCAGGTCGGGCGGGGCGGCGGGCGGCAGCGGTTGCGGGCGCAGCAGCAGCAGGCCGGTCAGCAGGGCCGCGTGGACGGCTACGGCCACCACGCCCGCCCGGACCCGTTCGCGCCGTTCAGGCGAGGGCAGACCGGGGCCGCCGCTGGGGCCGGGGCGCGGCGCGGTGGTCACGGCGCGCTCTCCCCCGCCGCGCCGTCCGGCTGGGTGCCGAGCGCCAGGCGGGAGCCGCCGGCCTTCTTGATCTCGTCCATGACGCGCACGACCGTGCCGTAGTTCCCGCGTTCGTCGGCGCGCAGGCCCACCAGCCCGCCCGAGGCCTTCGCCAAGGGTTCCAGCCGGCCGCGCAGGCGGGTCAGGGTGGTTTCCTGGCCGTTCAGGAACACCTTCCCGGCGCGGGTGACGCTCACGATGGGCAGGTCCGGGGTTTCCTGCACGGTGCTGCTGGCGCGCGGCAGGTCCAGCGGCAGGGCGTTCTGCCGGGCGCCCAGGTTGCTGGTCAGGAAGAAGAAGATCAGCAGCAGCAGCACGATGTCCACCATGGGCGCGAAGTCGAAGGTCACGTCGTCTCCGTCCTCGCGGAAGCGGCGGCGGGCGGCGCTCACGCGGCCCTCGCAGTGACGGACCTCATCGGGCCGGGCCTCACCGCGCCGCGCCGAAGTTCAGCGCGACTTCCGGCAGGGGCGCGGCGGCGACGGCGGGGCGGGCGGCGGGCGCGGGGCGGGTCAGCCAGCCGGGCAGATCCTCGCGCACCTGCTCGGCCTGCAGGGCCAGCCGGTCGGCTTTCAGGCGCAGGGCGTTGCGGCACACGTACGCGATGATCGCCACGACCAGCCCGGCCGCCGTATTGACCAGCGCCTCGCTGATCCCGGTGCCCAGTTGCGCGGGCGTGGGGTTGGTCGTCTGACTGAACACCAGGAACGACCGCACCATGCCGATCACGGTGCCCAGCAGGCCCAGCAGCGGCCCGACCTGCGCGGCGGTGCCCAGCGCTCCCAGTCCGGCGTACAGGCGGGCGTCCTCGGCCAGCAGCGCGGACTGCATGGCGGCCTGCGCGGCGTCTGCGCCACGGTCGGCGCGGGCCAGTCCGGCCCGCAGGACCTGCGCGGCCGGGCTGGGGTGCGCGGCGCGGTCCACCTCGGCCAGCGCGGCGGCCGGGCCGCTCTCGGCGGTGACGGCGCGGGCGCGTTCGATCAGGGTGCGGGCGTCGGCGCCCATGCGGGACAGAGCCTGGGCGCGCGCGGCACTCAGGTACACGACGTACACGGACAGGGCCAGCAGGACCCACAACAGGGGTCCGGCGGCGCGGAAGAGGTCAATGACGTTCATGTCCCCCACGGGTAGCACGCACGCGCGTGGCAAGCGTGAAAGGGGCGTGCGCGGCACTCATGAGGATGGGAGGCGGGGGCGCGGTTCGCGGGCGGCCGTGAGGGTGTTCTACTTTCACCGATCAGGCACTGGTCGGGTACCGGCCGGGCGGGGGTTCATCCCCTGCCCCCTCATGACACACCACGGGCCACTTTCCCCGGCGCCGCGCCCCGCCTCTCGCGCACCGCGCCCCCGCAGAATCCGCAGTGAATCACTCGACTTTGAGGGGCGATGCGGGTAAAATGGACCCGTAAGTAGGAATCATTCCTAACAAAACCCCCTG
The DNA window shown above is from Deinococcus sp. LM3 and carries:
- a CDS encoding inorganic phosphate transporter, yielding MDLLLIGFLLIIFLALAFDFINGFHDTANAIATSVATKVLTPAQAIAMAAILNVVGALAGTAVAKTIATSIVPQEYATLQLTGAALLSAIFWNLFTWWKGLPSSSSHALIFSLVGAGVAAGGWGIIIPKGVQKTVTGLFTSPLLGFLVPIVLMALLSWLVLRHMRPRTVTGTFRWLQIGSAAFMAFSHGGNDAQKAMGIMTFALSAYLGTQVEQVPLWIILSAAAAMGLGTSVGGWRIIKTMGFKVVDLKPVDGFVAEASAAAIITGATALGIPVSTTHTISTSIMGVGTTKGFRKVKWQVAGRIMQAWVFTIPVCIALGWLFHKALLLLG
- a CDS encoding cobalamin-binding protein, which encodes MTHPASTAPADRPAPTRIVSLLPSATDLLFDLGLGGRVVGVSHSCDHPQARSLPVLTRSIVDSAAPQAEIDRAVSDAVREGRALYQVDGPLLDALNPDLVVTQGVCEVCAVTPGTIEAAVRYLPGCLPAANVLSLEGRCLSGILDDLRALGDAAGVPERAGALAAQAQARWDAVQPVPHPPRVLTLEWTDPPFYGGHWVPEQVERAGGVNVLGAAGTDSGRAGWAQIEALRPDVTVVLCCGYGLGDNVAFARALDPQRPLGQVWAVDANALFSRPALGVVRGAEVLAALLRGEATPGQSERIRG
- a CDS encoding SDR family NAD(P)-dependent oxidoreductase produces the protein MRVPTRLLLTAAAALAARRALHSPAGRYDLTGRSVLITGGSRGLGLALAQECLSRGANVTLMARTADDLRRAQDRLNAGPRVQTVTGDVRRDGDAERAVQEALRAHGRLDVLLNNAGIIQIGPEANTTEQDYRDALEVNTLGPLRMVRAARPYLRGGGRVLIVSSVGGRVAIPHLGPYSVSKFASAGLGQALRAELAREGIVVSTVLPGLMRTGSPLNAPVKGQVRREYALIATLATLPVVSLDASEAARRILNALEAGRAETMIGGPAAVLRAVQGAAPELTASLMGFAARLLPGPAASNRAVTGRDAEGTFTQGNPMKRAAEGTFNQRRVHGRGPGDRED
- a CDS encoding SRPBCC family protein, producing the protein MSPDDMKPDNQKTDGQAVSVRTSDQGGGDAPDPAGEGSTGAHMPPLERSVVGSVGVALIGAGLRSARPLQKIVLGGVGAGLTALAASGRNPLATALKIRQNAQGEVLVSDAVTVGKPAAELYARWRDLARLPDLMTHLQAVEVLDGRRSRWTVKAPAGTVSWEAELTADEPGQRLAWQSLPGAAVENHGEVLFRPAPGDRGTEVVVRLAYRPPAGTAGAVVARLAGEEPAQQLRDDLMRFKREQELGFAPTTQGQSSGRAATGGQA
- a CDS encoding zinc-dependent alcohol dehydrogenase, with protein sequence MKAIVWQGTNRVGVETVPDPTLLLPTDAIVRVTSTAICGSDLHLLDGVIPSMERGDILGHEFMGEVVEVGRDVKKLKVGDRVVVPFNIACGACDPCRRGLFSACDNSNPNHRMAEALYGGVSGGGLFGYSHMYGGYAGGQAQYVRVPFADVGPHRIESDLRDEQVLFLTDIFPTGYQAAEQCGIVPGRDVVAVFGAGPVGQFAARSAQMLGAAHVIVIDRVPERLAMAEAAGCQTINYEQDDVLVALREATGGRGPDHVIDAVGMEAHGHGPGAVVDTAKQRLRLSFDRITALRWALLSCAKGGTVSLPGVYGGLIDKVPMGAAFAKGLTFRMGQTHTHRHIAPLLSRIEAGEIDPSFVITHRATLDEAPDLYKTFRDKHDGCVKVVLNPWA
- a CDS encoding type III pantothenate kinase, encoding MPAFPLLAVDIGNTSTVIGLADERLDLTHTWRIRTNREHLPDDLAMRLHSLLALTGAPMPRAAVLSSVAPPLGQNYVLALRRHFAVEAFEVSATNLPDVHVELDVPDAVGADRLCNLFGAEKYLNTHEYAVVVDFGTSTNFDVIGRGRRFLGGVLATGAQVSADALFSRAAKLPRITLQAPGTAIGKNTTHALQSGLVFGYAEMVDGLLRRIRAELPGPAVAIATGGFSRTIEGICREIDHYDETLTLRGLVELWASR